A genomic segment from Gilvibacter sp. SZ-19 encodes:
- a CDS encoding M1 family metallopeptidase translates to MKYWFYWIFFVGWIYAYGQQEQNFDVNQIAAIITPDFQEKSIAAAYTADFEILKPTTKVYLDARIDTLYDAGVFQIEDKRMIEGASVVLEDDKVIISGDFKPDQNLTVSFKYKVKPKQTLYFFGDQMWTQGQGKYTSYWLPSIDDMTDKIEFDLSIPLPADYVAISNGVLTDKEDDESISHWHFDMENPMSSYLVMIAVGKYDKQQLNSSSGIPLENYYLKGDEAYVEPTYRYTKEIFDFLEGKIGVPYPWPNYKQVPVRDFLYAGMENTTATVFSSAFVVDSIGFNDKNYVNVNAHELAHQWFGNYVTEVSAADHWLHEGFASYYALLAERELFGDDYYYWKLFNTAEQLRSRSDSGKGEALSNPKASSLTFYEKGTWALIALDELLGTFDFDRAIKAYLERYAFNNATLDDFFAVVAQVTGKDMTEFRKQWIDQTSFKSAWALDYLTQSEFIKSYLSLEALRKEPLDAKQSALATAIGSSNDYLGQEAVFQLSGEPMNLSLPLYTAALADEQLLVRQAVAQSLSSIPLAIKSDFEALLSDDSYVTQEMALYRLWSSFPQDRSKYLDRMASALGFKEKNIRQLWLTLAIVTPNYKQDQKREFIKELMSYATANYSFETRELALNYLTEIQIVNESVLLSLVDACVHPNWRFRSGARELLKRQMDNPLVKNLLEEILAGSSNESERNYLRNLLNE, encoded by the coding sequence ATGAAATATTGGTTTTACTGGATTTTCTTTGTTGGATGGATTTATGCTTATGGTCAGCAAGAGCAGAATTTTGATGTCAATCAAATTGCCGCAATCATTACACCTGATTTTCAGGAAAAGTCAATAGCCGCAGCATATACTGCAGACTTTGAAATTTTGAAACCTACGACCAAAGTTTATTTGGATGCTCGTATTGATACCTTGTATGATGCCGGTGTTTTTCAAATAGAAGACAAACGAATGATCGAGGGAGCATCGGTTGTGCTTGAAGATGATAAAGTCATAATTTCCGGCGATTTCAAGCCAGATCAAAATCTAACAGTAAGCTTCAAATATAAAGTTAAACCTAAACAAACGCTTTACTTTTTTGGAGATCAGATGTGGACCCAAGGTCAAGGAAAGTATACGAGTTATTGGTTGCCGAGTATTGATGACATGACCGATAAGATCGAATTCGATTTATCAATACCATTACCTGCTGACTATGTCGCCATATCAAACGGTGTATTAACTGATAAAGAAGATGATGAAAGTATTTCTCACTGGCACTTTGATATGGAAAATCCTATGTCGAGTTATTTGGTCATGATCGCTGTGGGAAAGTATGACAAACAACAACTGAATTCAAGTTCTGGTATTCCTTTAGAGAATTATTATTTAAAAGGCGATGAAGCCTACGTAGAGCCTACCTACCGCTATACCAAAGAGATCTTTGATTTTCTGGAAGGTAAAATTGGAGTGCCTTATCCTTGGCCCAACTACAAGCAAGTACCTGTGCGAGATTTTCTTTACGCCGGTATGGAGAACACTACAGCGACGGTCTTTTCGTCGGCCTTTGTGGTAGATAGTATTGGCTTTAATGACAAGAATTATGTCAACGTGAATGCGCATGAGTTGGCGCATCAATGGTTCGGAAATTACGTCACAGAGGTATCTGCGGCAGATCATTGGCTGCACGAGGGTTTTGCAAGCTATTACGCTTTGCTGGCCGAACGGGAACTCTTTGGAGATGATTATTACTACTGGAAGCTCTTCAACACGGCGGAACAACTCCGCAGCAGAAGTGACAGCGGAAAAGGAGAGGCCTTGTCCAACCCTAAGGCGAGTTCGCTCACTTTTTATGAGAAGGGTACCTGGGCTTTAATTGCTTTGGATGAGTTGCTGGGTACTTTTGATTTTGATCGAGCGATCAAAGCCTATTTGGAGCGTTACGCTTTTAATAATGCGACCTTAGACGATTTCTTTGCAGTAGTTGCCCAGGTGACCGGCAAGGATATGACGGAGTTTCGCAAGCAGTGGATAGACCAAACCTCTTTCAAATCCGCTTGGGCCTTAGACTATTTGACCCAGTCCGAATTTATAAAATCGTACTTGAGCTTAGAAGCACTGCGGAAGGAGCCACTCGATGCCAAACAAAGCGCCTTAGCGACAGCCATAGGTAGTTCCAATGATTATTTGGGGCAAGAGGCGGTCTTTCAACTATCAGGGGAGCCTATGAATTTAAGTTTGCCGCTATATACAGCAGCTTTAGCCGATGAGCAGCTTTTGGTTAGACAAGCTGTAGCCCAAAGTCTAAGTAGCATTCCTTTGGCCATTAAAAGCGATTTTGAGGCGCTGTTAAGTGATGATTCTTATGTGACTCAAGAAATGGCCTTGTACAGGCTGTGGAGCAGCTTCCCACAAGATCGATCTAAATATCTGGACCGAATGGCCTCCGCCCTAGGCTTTAAGGAAAAGAACATAAGACAGCTTTGGCTCACCTTGGCCATTGTGACTCCAAATTACAAGCAAGATCAGAAACGGGAATTCATCAAGGAACTGATGAGCTATGCGACAGCGAATTACAGTTTTGAGACAAGGGAGTTGGCCTTGAACTATCTCACGGAGATCCAAATTGTAAATGAATCGGTGCTGTTGTCCTTGGTAGACGCTTGTGTACACCCCAATTGGCGATTCCGCAGTGGTGCCAGAGAATTGCTGAAAAGACAAATGGATAATCCGCTAGTGAAGAATTTATTGGAAGAAATATTAGCAGGGTCCAGTAATGAAAGTGAAAGGAACTATCTTCGGAATCTACTGAATGAGTAA
- a CDS encoding T9SS type A sorting domain-containing protein translates to MKKFVRQGIKLWLFSAALLLSAITNAQTTGFCENFNANPVTPVTGPGCTGTAVPGVLDNWGTINANVGYNDVGSIGGAGDIYLDIDDQGCSNGGSFIYNPVDYDGNWIEMVQGEGCLCFDIRTFYIATGTLTPNTLRIYNTNDPLGATNSATFVMSGSYDVSRGWVRICAPIELSDGTDLPSNADGQWVNSGGAAAWDSLITNVESLAYYVDVGGGDEQFGLDNICISQDCDSTYSGEPEPTNEGAYCCDESDNLIANGNFEFGVTGFSSDYSQNSATLPGQYDVGTSASAFGANVTDHSYCQDATTYANNDQFLLVNGLTNQASGSQSVIWEQTLTGLDPEKEYRFCGNFKNLPQCTFDVLPQITVQLSSFYSETATINTDASDPCDWMNLNFCFRGQEEMVIQIILDEGSLGDGNDLAIDDLSVQELKDPNLNISVLHQGEPQEITGSINTIDPLDDALPYSTEICDQPWFWFVFTVDNYSGGTITVDPAATYGWGNDIGGSSIFNPPSSGPNWDLTTNFPGFPFADDVLYVVGMQTPSCCEDCVDDGFTYQLVLNSSFVGDATLAANDIKFIKDILGTYQTPSIEDKSTSDTKSGFSIIPNPAHNYVTIQISEQELTAVSVYNLNGSQVIMEQMPAGVQNEQLDISSLSAGMYFVHVTTKDGQILTEKLLVK, encoded by the coding sequence ATGAAGAAATTTGTACGACAAGGAATTAAACTATGGCTATTCTCGGCGGCTTTGCTGCTTTCTGCCATAACAAATGCACAGACCACAGGGTTCTGTGAAAACTTTAATGCTAACCCAGTGACCCCTGTAACAGGGCCAGGATGCACAGGTACGGCGGTACCTGGAGTACTAGATAATTGGGGAACCATTAATGCCAATGTTGGTTATAACGATGTTGGTAGTATAGGTGGAGCTGGAGATATCTATCTCGACATTGATGACCAAGGATGTAGCAATGGCGGGAGTTTTATATACAATCCTGTAGATTACGACGGTAATTGGATAGAAATGGTTCAGGGAGAGGGCTGTTTATGCTTTGACATCCGCACCTTTTATATTGCGACGGGCACGCTAACACCAAACACCTTACGCATCTACAACACCAACGATCCACTCGGCGCAACTAACTCCGCAACCTTTGTGATGAGCGGTTCCTATGATGTTTCTCGCGGATGGGTTCGTATTTGTGCCCCTATAGAACTGAGCGATGGAACCGACTTGCCTAGTAATGCCGACGGACAATGGGTTAATTCGGGCGGAGCTGCTGCCTGGGACAGTCTCATAACGAATGTGGAATCACTAGCCTATTACGTTGATGTAGGAGGAGGCGATGAACAATTTGGCTTAGACAATATTTGCATCAGTCAAGACTGCGACAGCACTTACAGTGGCGAACCTGAACCAACCAATGAAGGAGCTTATTGTTGTGATGAATCTGACAATCTAATTGCCAATGGAAACTTTGAATTTGGCGTAACAGGATTCAGTAGCGATTACAGCCAGAACTCTGCTACCCTACCTGGTCAGTACGATGTAGGGACTAGTGCTAGTGCCTTTGGAGCTAACGTTACAGACCATTCTTACTGTCAAGACGCAACAACTTATGCTAACAACGATCAGTTCCTATTGGTCAATGGTTTGACCAATCAAGCGAGTGGTTCTCAAAGTGTAATATGGGAACAAACCCTCACCGGTCTAGACCCGGAAAAGGAATACAGATTCTGCGGTAACTTCAAAAACTTACCACAATGTACTTTTGACGTGCTTCCACAAATCACGGTGCAACTATCTTCATTCTATTCCGAGACGGCGACCATTAATACCGACGCTTCTGACCCATGTGATTGGATGAATTTGAATTTTTGTTTCAGAGGGCAAGAGGAAATGGTTATACAAATTATTTTAGACGAAGGTTCTCTGGGCGATGGTAACGATCTGGCCATCGACGATTTATCTGTTCAGGAACTCAAAGATCCAAACTTGAATATTTCGGTGCTTCATCAAGGTGAACCTCAAGAAATCACCGGATCGATAAATACTATTGACCCCTTAGATGACGCCCTTCCATACAGTACAGAAATCTGCGATCAACCTTGGTTCTGGTTTGTGTTTACTGTAGACAATTATTCAGGAGGTACAATTACTGTAGACCCAGCGGCAACTTACGGATGGGGTAATGATATTGGCGGAAGTAGCATCTTTAACCCTCCATCATCAGGCCCAAATTGGGATCTGACCACAAACTTCCCAGGATTCCCATTCGCCGATGATGTACTCTATGTTGTTGGAATGCAAACTCCGAGCTGTTGCGAAGATTGTGTAGACGACGGATTTACTTATCAGCTTGTTTTAAACAGTAGTTTTGTGGGTGATGCTACTTTAGCAGCTAATGATATTAAGTTCATTAAGGATATACTAGGTACTTATCAAACGCCAAGCATAGAAGATAAATCGACTAGCGATACGAAGTCTGGTTTCAGTATTATCCCCAATCCGGCACATAACTATGTAACTATTCAAATTTCAGAACAGGAATTAACGGCTGTCTCGGTCTATAATCTGAATGGAAGTCAAGTTATAATGGAGCAAATGCCAGCTGGTGTTCAGAATGAACAATTGGATATTAGCAGCTTAAGTGCAGGTATGTATTTTGTACATGTTACCACTAAAGACGGGCAAATTTTAACTGAAAAGTTACTGGTCAAGTAA